The Choloepus didactylus isolate mChoDid1 chromosome 13, mChoDid1.pri, whole genome shotgun sequence genome contains a region encoding:
- the LOC119507955 gene encoding eukaryotic translation initiation factor 4E-like, with the protein MATVEPETTPTPNPPPTEEEKTEFNQEVANPEHYIKHPLQNRWALWFFKNDKSKTWQANLRLISKFDTVEDFWALYNHIQLSSNLMPGCDYSLFKDGIEPMWEDEKNKRGGRWLITLNKQQRRSDLDRFWLETLLCLIGESFDDYSDDVCGAVVNVRTKGDKIAIWTTECENREAVTHIGRVYKERLGLPPKIVIGYQSHADTATKSGSTTKNRFVV; encoded by the coding sequence ATGGCAACTGTGGAACCGGAAACCACCCCAACTCCTAATCCCCCACctacagaagaagagaaaacagaatttaatcaGGAGGTTGCTAACCCAGAACACTATATTAAACATCCACTACAGAACAGATGGGcgctttggttttttaaaaatgataaaagcaaaACTTGGCAAGCAAACCTTCGACTGATCTCTAAATTTGATACTGTTGAAGACTTTTGGGCTCTGTACAACCATATCCAGTTGTCTAGTAATTTAATGCCTGGCTGTGACTACTCACTTTTTAAGGATGGTATTGAGCCCATGTGggaagatgaaaaaaacaaaagaggaggACGATGGCTAATTACATTGAACAAACAGCAGAGACGAAGTGACCTCGATCGCTTTTGGCTAGAGACACTGCTGTGCCTTATTGGAGAATCTTTTGATGACTACAGTGATGATGTATGTGGAGCCGTTGTTAATGTTAGAACTAAAGGTGATAAGATAGCAATATGGACTACTGAATGTGAAAACAGAGAAGCTGTTACACATATAGGGAGGGTATACAAGGAAAGGTTAGGACTTCCTCCAAAGATAGTGATTGGTTATCAGTCCCATGCAGACACAGCTACTAAGAGCGGCTCCACCACTAAAAATAGGTTTGTTGTTTAA